The Clupea harengus chromosome 5, Ch_v2.0.2, whole genome shotgun sequence genomic sequence GATGGCCTTAAGGAGTCCATCTTGCAGGACTTCCTTACCCTGACTGGGATGATGTGGCTCGGGCAGTGGACCACAGGAAGGCCCGAGTCCATAAGCATTTGGCGCAGCAGCTTGACGTTGCGTTGGTGCCCGCGACGCAGCGTGCGGCCCTCCTCACTCTTCAGCGTCTGGATGGACTCCCGTGCCCCCGCCAGCAGCATGGGGGGCAGCGAGGTGGTGAAGATGAAGCCGGCGGCATACGAGCGCACCGTATCGATCAGGGCGTTGGTGCTGGCGATGTAACCACCAACGCAGCCAAAGGCCTTACCTGTGGGAAGGAAACATGCATCAAAatatgttgggggggggggggggaaaccacTTGACATAAGACAAGAACTGGTTGAGGTAAATCATAGGACACAGACCCTTTTGTATTGGTTTCTGGGTCAGGCAACATAATCATCAATTTTTCACCTCTGAAAAAAATCCTTGTTTGCAATTGTGCCACAGTCACGATAAatgtgggattttttttataataatgaaTTTTTATAATACCTTACAGTGAGAgcacaaacaaatcacacactaGTTTAAAATCACAGCCAATATGTGGTGTCCAAGTCCACAAGTAGAGCGAACACACATTATGAAAGGCTCAGTCTGCGAAGGAAATTCAATAAGCGCAAAACAGAAGGCCTGGTTACCAAGCAACAGGCAGAGAATCTCCTTCTCAAGTAATCCTGAGGGTATTAAATGACAAAACCAGTCCCTACCTCCTTTTCAAAGGAGCAGTCATTGTGGCCAGACACTGAATGCACTCATTGCTGAAATGAGGCTTGTCCTTTCTAGAACACCCTTTGTGGCAAATATCTTCAAGAGAAATAACACTGTACTTACCAAGGGTTCCTGAGATGATGTCCATCTTGTGCATGACTGCGTCTCTATCGCCAATGCCACCCCCTCTTGCGCCATACAGTCCCACGGCGTGCACTTCGTCCACAAAGGTGATGGCACCGTATTCATGGGAGACATCACACATCTCTTCCAGAGGACACACCGCCCCTGAAGAGGCACACAGCCACAGGTGTCAATTACAGATTCTTGGAAGTACAACCCATGTTCAAGACATGTCAACAAATACCAAAGTTCAAATTACCATCCATGGAGTGGACCGTCTCAAAAGCAACAATTTTTGGTGTGGACGGGTCGGACTTTTTCAGCAGCTCGCGTAAATGTTCCACATCGTTGTGACGAAAGATGAACTTCTTGGCGCCACTGTTCTTAATGCCCATGATCATGGAGGCGTGGTTGCCAGCGTCCGAGTAGATCTCGCAccctagagagagaaaaataaatacactttGGATCAGATCATTTTTACGTAGTATATTTCCTTGTAATTTTATTTAGAGACGGTTCCCCTTCCCCTATAGATGTAAGCCTTTAAACTACCTGGAAGCATCTTAGCTAGTGTGAAGAGGGTGGAGTCATTAGCCACAAAGCAGGACGTGAAGAGCAAAGCTGCGTCTTTCCTGTGCAGGTCAGCCAATTCATACTCGAGGTCCACGTGAAAATTTACTCGTCCCAGATATGTTCCGTGTACCTCCTGCTCCAGAGCCATGTTTTCGTAAAGTATCccttgaaaagaaaaagaaagagtgtaaGCTGTTAGAACCTCTCCTTGTCTAAGTATAGACAGACAGCTTGGAGGGAAAGAGGCTGTTCTGGGGGTGCTCACATTATTGACTGGGTGACCCTTGGGTGACTACTCATCCCCAGATAGTCATTGCTGCACCACACCGAAACGTCTCGCCTGTAGTTCTGAGTCTCTGTGTAGTCGTCTGCCATGGGGAAGTCCGTGGCTCGTCTGTTCACAGTTTTAAAGACACGGTACGTGTGATCAGCCTTCTTCTCTTCGATCTTCTTCTCAAAGAATTTGTCGTACTGGAAGTTGGAGATTGCTGAAATGTGCAAATAGAAACTGAGCTTAGCGTATTGAAGGCAATGAGGGGCACAAAAGCACCTGTATTCTGAAACCACTGTAAACCCGAACGTCCAAAGTAATTAAATAGATTAAGTAGTGTATACTCAAAGTTTTAGAAAAAGTTCTACTAACTTAATTATGTCAAGTTGGTGTAACATGTTCTTCCTTTTTGAGTAATTTTAACTAATCATTTTTGATTAAATGGAACTATTTTGTGTATAAGTAAGCATTACTTAAAAACATAACTTAAGTAAAAATTAATAGAGTTAAGTTATTGCATGCTAATAATGATAAAGTCCTGTTATTTCTATTGTTTCAAAAAGGgatgatttaaaaataaacctaatttatatagcacatgctaaaatacaataaaatctCAAAGTGCTTCATCAAttcgtcattttttttatttttattctcatAATTTTTACTTAAGTGTTAAGTAGCTGCAGGGATCATTATTTATTCCAAGTTAATCTCTGATTCGCCTTCCGAAGCAGAAGGCGGTGCTAATGCGCATACTACACTGATTCCTTagctctggaaaaaaaactgaaaagtttAAACGGTTGAGAGTTTGGCGGGAAGCAACAGAAGGCCTGCAGAAAGTTACTACCTTCACGGCAGCATTCAGCATTACTCGACTTACTGTAAGTTTTGAATGTTAATATTTATTCACTTTTACTTCTTTCATAcatttgttggtgtgtttgtctcaaAGAGCGTAGACCTTCTCTAAGCCCCCGCCCTTCACTGGCTTATCACGGGAGTCTTGTAGGGCATTGCCAACTTGGTGACGTTAAGTCAGATATAGGTTAGCTGCTAAAGGGCTAGCCACTTAGCGGACCACTAATGTTACACACTCCAGTCACTAGACTATTACGGCTGCGAGCAACCATATTCTTCGTGAGTGGTCTTGAATGAATCCTGGCGACCTAAGCTTACAAGCAATGGTGTGCGGCATGATTATATATGTTTAAGAATTGgtgtttaaaacattcaaagaATGTGTTGCTAGtgctaccccccacccctcattcCGCTAGCAGCACAGCGTGTTTTGGGGGACTTTCCCTTCATGATACAGACTAAATTGTATTTGCCATAGTCTCAGTTTACTATTGatagatgtattttgtattggGTAACGTATTTTAACGTACTAAATGGAACTTGCACCTAATAGTGAGGACGTGTAAATGTTAAGTTATAACTAAGTGTTACGTTGAAACTCTGCTTGGTGCAACCGCTTATTTTTTAGTAGTGCGTAAAGTCGAACGCATGGGCCATTTACGTCCACCGTAGCCTTTTTAAAGGTTATTAAAAGAGCATGAACGAGCATAATAGGGCCTCTTTTAGCTCAAACTGAGTTCCTACACTAAGAGTTCACGTTCAACTGCCCGCCCACTTGTGCTGCGtcgtttttaaaataaatgcCATTATTGTTGATTAACCATGCAGATAAGTGCAAGTGCTGCTGCTTTTCGTTACAGTAGGCTAAGGTTAATTTTGCTTGATGGCTTTAGTAGCTTGACACTGGGGATCAAATGAAAAGATCATTAACAGGGGAATTTATGAATGGAAGTATTTATAATTTGACACTCTTTGAATGCTTCTAATTGTTCAGTTTCAGATCAGTTTATGCCCTTTCATCTCCCTGTTCCAGTTTCATGAAGTTAAGACAGTTAAGGAAGACAACTGGAGATGTGATAAAGATACCAGGTAATCCAATGAATGTGAATTCCTCTATCAACCACCCCTCTTTCATTTAAGACATTTCATTCAAGATTTGTCttaaaaacatgttaaaaacTAATACGTTTACTTATGCTATTTTCCATCTATAGATGTTATATAAAACAAATTATTTTGAGGAAAACATGTCATTTTAAAGCAGTGTTAGCTGTAGTCCATGATCATGTTTTGGTAAGCTAATTAACTTGTTGTTATATTAAGTAGTGGGTATAAGCAATTCTGTTTGAAAAGTTTTAGATGGTGGTCTaaactttgtcttttttttctttgccttttAGGTTGCTGGTTCCAAAATGATCTGGAAGTGTAAGTTGTGCGCAGCTTCTTACACCTCCAGAATACAGTTATTTAGACACTATAGGCTGCAGCACAGCCACTATTCCAGAATCAGCCCCCTTCCATGCCTCTACACTGATTGCATTTGCACATTTCAGACACTTAATGCACTGAGTACTCATTTGTCAAGATATCATACAGCACAACCTAGCAGTTGTACAGAGCAGAGTCAGGGCCCTGTGTTATTTAAATGCCCTTTATGCACATTTCAGCAACCCTTTTCTAATTCAGCTCTTTTCAGTCATCTCAGAAAGCATTTGAAAAATCATGAAACAGTGACGTGCCCATATAAGGATTGTAGCTATAGCACAAATGTGTACTCCTCGTTCAATACTCATAAAAGTAGAGAACACCAAGCAGGTCTTGCATCTGACTTTCAAATTGATATTGTCAGTGAGGATCCCCATAGTCTTCAAGCCAGTATTTCTGAGGAAACTAGTGATTTGCATGAAGAATGCCCAGGCCAgagcagagaaggggagaaTGGTGATCAGTGTGACACTGGCAGTCTAAGaaatcaacttaaaaaaaatgtatcttccTTATTTCTAAAGATGCAGGCTATCCTCCATGTCTCAAACACAGCTACTCAGGAAATAGTAGACCACTTGAATCAGATCTTCTCCTTATCTGAGCCGTTGATCAAAGAGGCAGTTAATGACATACTGCAAAGAAATGGTCATAGTATTGCAGAACCTACACTGAGTGAAGTTGTTGCCGCTGTCATGGACTGCAATGTTCTCTCTATGTCAACCTCTAAAGGTGCCGAATTGAGTTCATCCAAGCGCAGAAAAACCTTTATTGAGCGCAACTATCCTTATGTAATGCCAGTGGAGTATCAGTTGGAGCAACCTGGACATACCAGCATGTATGTTCCTATCCTTTCAATGATTCAAGAGTtgtttaaaaacacagacattctTAACAAGATTACTGAAACAAATACGGCATCTGGTCAATATGTATCATGCTCCAATGGCTCTCATTTCCTTGAAAATGAGTTACTGTCAACAGGGGATCTCATCCTACCACTCCAGCTATATACTGATGATCTTGAAATTTGCAATCCGCTTGGCACATCACGCAAAATTCACAAATTTTGCGCTGTATATTGGGTCCTCGCTAATGTGCCACCAAAATACAGATCAGCATTACATGCTATACAGCTAGCAATACTGGTAAAAGTGACAGACCTCCGTAAGTATGGATATGCAGCTGTACTTGCTCCATTGCTGCGTGATCTTCATACTCTGGAAAAAGACGGTGTCTTCATCGAAAGAGTTGGTCAGAATGTCAGAGGCActgtcttttgtgtttctgctgACAATTTGGCTGCTCATGGATTAGGTGGCTTTGTAGAGTCATTTAGAGCAGGCCATGTTTGCAGATTCTGTATGGGCTCAGTTGAACAGTTTCAAGTAActgaagtcagagagagaaagtttctTCAGAGAACCAAAGCCAGCCATGACCTACATGTGCAAACTGTTCAAGAAAGTGACACTTTGAGCAGCCACTTTGGTGTTAAAGGTGGCTGTGTTTTGCGTGAGTCCCTGAATTACTTCCATACAATCACTGGGTTTCCTCCTGATATACTCCATGATCTTCTGGAAGGTATCGTTCCCATGGAGCTTTCTCTTTGTGTCAAAGAGATGATCCGGCTAAAGTACTTCACCTTGGAGTATTTGAACAACAAGATTACATCTTTCCCATATCAACACACTGATAAAGTGGATAGACCCCAGCCACTTCCCAAAACGTTTCTTTCTCGAGGAACGATTGGAGGTAATGGACATGAAAATGCCACTCTGCTCCGACTTCTTCCATTGCTTGTTGGCAGTGTAATACCAGAGGGTGATGAGTCATGGGCAGTTTTGATGGAGTTGAAAGAGGTGGTAGAGTTAGCATTGTGC encodes the following:
- the LOC116220597 gene encoding LOW QUALITY PROTEIN: 5-aminolevulinate synthase, nonspecific, mitochondrial-like (The sequence of the model RefSeq protein was modified relative to this genomic sequence to represent the inferred CDS: deleted 1 base in 1 codon), with translation MPHTIALVSEYRCFCAPHCLQYAKLSFYLHISAISNFQYDKFFEKKIEEKKADHTYRVFKTVNRRATDFPMADDYTETQNYRRDVSVWCSNDYLGMSSHPRVTQSIMDTLRKHGSGAGGTRNISGTSKFHVDLEYELADLHRKDAALLFTSCFVANDSTLFTLAKMLPGCEIYSDAGNHASMIMGIKNSGAKKFIFRHNDVEHLRELLKKSDPSTPKIVAFETVHSMDGAVCPLEEMCDVSHEYGAITFVDEVHAVGLYGARGGGIGDRDAVMHKMDIISGTLGKAFGCVGGYIASTNALIDTVRSYAAGFIFTTSLPPMLLAGARESIQTLKSEEGRTLRRGHQRNVKLLRQMLMDSGLPVVHCPSHIIPVRVSNAEKNTEVSDIMMSRYNIYVQAINYPTVARGDELLRIAPTPHHTPEMMMFFVGK